The following are from one region of the Rhizobacter sp. AJA081-3 genome:
- the mlaE gene encoding lipid asymmetry maintenance ABC transporter permease subunit MlaE, whose product MTLLSTLGARTLEVFRAFGHAAFFFLDLLRAIPASLRRFGLVVVQIHAIGNRSLIIILASGLAVGFVLALQMYYALVTYGAAESLGLIVNLALVRELGPVVTGLLFAGRAGTSLTAEIGLMKAGEQLAAMEMMAIDPKERVLAPRFLAGMVSMPILAILFSAIGILGAYVVAVLLIGVDQGNFWSIMQSRVDVWRDVGNGIVKSAVFGVICSFVALYQGHETDATPEGVAYATTRTVVMSSLAILGMDFILTALMFSTP is encoded by the coding sequence ATGACGCTGCTGAGCACGCTGGGCGCACGCACGCTGGAGGTGTTCCGCGCGTTCGGGCACGCCGCCTTCTTCTTCCTCGACCTGCTGCGCGCGATTCCCGCTTCGCTGCGCCGCTTCGGCCTGGTGGTGGTGCAGATCCATGCGATCGGCAACCGCTCGCTGATCATCATCCTGGCCTCGGGCCTGGCCGTCGGATTCGTGCTGGCGCTGCAGATGTACTACGCGCTGGTGACCTACGGTGCGGCCGAATCGCTCGGGCTGATCGTCAACCTCGCGCTGGTGCGCGAGCTCGGGCCGGTGGTGACGGGGCTGCTGTTCGCCGGGCGTGCCGGCACCTCGCTGACTGCCGAGATCGGCCTGATGAAGGCGGGCGAACAGCTCGCTGCCATGGAGATGATGGCCATCGATCCGAAGGAGCGCGTGCTCGCACCGCGCTTCCTCGCCGGCATGGTGTCGATGCCCATCCTGGCCATCCTCTTCTCGGCCATCGGTATCCTCGGTGCCTATGTGGTGGCGGTGCTGCTCATCGGCGTCGACCAGGGCAACTTCTGGTCGATCATGCAAAGCCGCGTCGATGTCTGGCGCGACGTGGGCAACGGCATCGTCAAGAGCGCCGTGTTCGGCGTGATCTGCTCGTTCGTGGCGCTCTACCAGGGCCACGAGACCGATGCCACGCCGGAAGGGGTGGCCTATGCGACCACCCGCACGGTGGTCATGTCTTCGCTGGCCATCCTGGGCATGGACTTCATCCTCACGGCGCTGATGTTCTCGACGCCGTAG
- a CDS encoding ABC transporter ATP-binding protein, translating into MPSEPQTASADTLIEIEHVTFGYDASRTILSDVSLRFQRGKVTSILGSSGCGKTTLLRLIGGVHGANSGSVKFDGELVDAQDRELLFRLRRRMGVLFQFGALFTDLSVFDNVAFPLREQTDLKESMIRDIVLMKLNAVGLRGAAALRISEVSGGMARRVALARAIALDPELIMYDEPFAGLDLISMGVAANLIRTLNDVTGSTSLVISHDVPECMAISDHVVLLANGGRIVAQGTPAELMASTDPEVRQFVRGEPDGPVKFHYPARPLAEDFGVNAGSTA; encoded by the coding sequence ATGCCGAGTGAACCCCAGACCGCGAGCGCCGATACCCTGATCGAGATCGAGCACGTCACGTTCGGGTACGACGCAAGCCGCACCATCCTCAGTGACGTGTCGCTGCGCTTCCAGCGCGGCAAGGTCACGTCCATCCTGGGCAGCTCGGGTTGCGGCAAGACGACCCTGCTGCGCCTGATCGGCGGCGTGCATGGGGCCAATTCGGGCAGCGTGAAGTTCGACGGTGAACTCGTCGACGCACAGGACCGCGAACTGCTCTTCCGGCTGCGCCGGCGCATGGGCGTTCTGTTCCAGTTCGGTGCGCTGTTCACCGACCTTTCGGTGTTCGACAACGTGGCTTTCCCGCTGCGCGAGCAGACCGACCTGAAGGAGTCGATGATCCGCGACATCGTGCTGATGAAGCTCAACGCCGTCGGCTTGCGCGGCGCCGCGGCGCTGCGCATCTCCGAGGTGTCGGGCGGCATGGCGCGGCGCGTGGCGCTGGCGCGCGCCATCGCGCTCGACCCCGAACTGATCATGTACGACGAGCCTTTCGCCGGGCTGGACCTGATCTCGATGGGCGTGGCCGCCAACCTGATCCGCACGCTCAACGACGTAACCGGCTCGACCTCGCTGGTGATCTCGCACGACGTGCCTGAATGCATGGCGATCAGCGACCACGTCGTGCTGCTGGCCAACGGCGGACGCATCGTCGCGCAAGGCACGCCGGCCGAGCTGATGGCTTCGACCGACCCCGAAGTGCGGCAGTTCGTTCGCGGCGAGCCCGACGGCCCGGTCAAGTTCCACTACCCGGCGCGGCCGCTGGCCGAGGACTTCGGCGTCAACGCGGGGAGCACGGCATGA
- the mutM gene encoding bifunctional DNA-formamidopyrimidine glycosylase/DNA-(apurinic or apyrimidinic site) lyase, with the protein MPELPEVETTRRSFAERIEGATVRQVRLGKPLRWPLGCPPEALVAQTVGSASRRGKYLWLPLERGGLLMHLGMSGSLAFSEVPVSPPGAHDHFDLVTSRGTLRLTDPRRFGAVVWSPALDDGPAAKLLATLGLEPFDPAFDGGHLHRALRGRRVAIKQALLAGDVVVGAGNIYACEALFEARIHPRTAAGRVSRARCERLATAIRRILAQALELGGSTLRDFRDAHGMAGSFQQHAAVYGRQGEPCLVCGTPVRRIVQAQRSTFFCAHCQRR; encoded by the coding sequence ATGCCCGAACTTCCGGAGGTCGAGACCACGCGGCGAAGCTTCGCCGAGCGCATCGAGGGGGCCACGGTGCGCCAGGTCCGGCTGGGCAAGCCGCTGCGCTGGCCGCTGGGGTGCCCTCCCGAAGCGCTGGTCGCGCAGACCGTCGGCTCGGCCAGCCGGCGCGGCAAGTACCTGTGGCTGCCGCTCGAACGGGGCGGGCTGCTGATGCACCTGGGCATGTCGGGCTCGCTGGCCTTCAGCGAGGTTCCGGTCTCGCCGCCCGGCGCGCACGATCACTTCGACCTCGTGACCAGCCGCGGCACGCTGCGCCTTACCGATCCGCGACGCTTCGGTGCGGTGGTGTGGTCTCCGGCGCTGGACGACGGGCCGGCGGCCAAGCTGCTCGCCACGCTGGGGCTGGAACCCTTCGACCCCGCCTTCGACGGCGGGCACCTGCACCGTGCGCTGCGCGGCCGGCGCGTGGCCATCAAGCAGGCGCTGCTGGCGGGCGATGTCGTCGTGGGTGCCGGCAACATCTACGCCTGCGAGGCGCTGTTCGAGGCGCGCATCCATCCGCGCACGGCCGCCGGGCGTGTCAGCCGCGCCCGCTGCGAACGGCTCGCGACGGCGATCCGGCGCATCCTCGCGCAAGCGCTGGAACTCGGCGGCAGCACGCTGCGCGACTTCCGCGATGCGCACGGCATGGCCGGTAGTTTCCAGCAGCATGCGGCGGTGTATGGCCGCCAGGGCGAGCCCTGTCTGGTCTGCGGCACACCCGTGCGCCGCATCGTGCAGGCGCAGCGCTCGACCTTCTTCTGCGCGCATTGCCAGAGGCGGTGA